The following coding sequences are from one Prochlorococcus marinus XMU1412 window:
- a CDS encoding metal ABC transporter substrate-binding protein, with amino-acid sequence MKKNIIFLSLILLLSLASGSCKRISNKNENKEIILASFTVLADIISNVAKDDFIVRSITKPGVEVHGYQPTPSDLVNASNAFVFIDNGFGFELWAEKFVSNLKVKRITVSEDLDPIFISEDFYKGKPNPHAWISPKRGILYVDILVDSLSELRPSKRTLFEENGKIYKDKLSKIDKEFSLFINNLNKDRRYLVSCEGAFSYLTNDYGLEEVYLWPVNAESQITPKRMARTISIVKEKNVPSVFCESTVSNESQMVVANETGANFGGNLFVDSLSDDSGPASSYIKMLEHNLDLIKKGLF; translated from the coding sequence ATGAAAAAAAATATTATTTTTTTAAGTTTGATACTTCTGCTTTCTCTTGCTTCAGGATCATGTAAGAGAATATCAAATAAAAATGAAAATAAAGAAATAATACTGGCAAGTTTCACTGTTTTGGCGGACATAATTAGCAATGTCGCTAAAGATGATTTTATTGTTAGATCAATAACGAAACCTGGAGTTGAAGTCCATGGCTACCAACCAACTCCAAGCGATTTGGTAAATGCCTCTAATGCTTTTGTTTTTATTGATAATGGATTTGGATTTGAATTATGGGCTGAAAAATTTGTTTCTAATTTAAAAGTTAAAAGAATTACTGTCTCGGAAGATTTAGATCCTATTTTTATCAGTGAAGATTTTTATAAAGGGAAACCCAATCCTCATGCTTGGATTTCTCCAAAACGAGGGATCCTATACGTAGATATTCTCGTGGATTCTTTATCAGAATTGAGGCCATCCAAAAGGACATTATTTGAAGAAAATGGAAAAATTTATAAAGATAAACTATCTAAAATAGATAAAGAATTCTCACTTTTTATTAATAACTTAAATAAAGACAGGAGGTATCTAGTAAGTTGTGAAGGTGCTTTTTCATATTTAACAAATGATTATGGATTAGAGGAAGTTTATTTGTGGCCAGTTAATGCTGAGAGTCAAATTACTCCTAAAAGAATGGCAAGAACAATCTCAATAGTTAAAGAAAAAAATGTTCCATCTGTATTTTGCGAAAGTACTGTAAGTAACGAATCTCAAATGGTTGTTGCAAACGAAACTGGGGCTAATTTTGGAGGAAATCTTTTTGTTGATTCATTATCTGATGATAGTGGGCCTGCTAGTTCCTATATAAAAATGCTTGAGCATAATTTGGATTTGATAAAAAAAGGGCTTTTTTAA
- the thrS gene encoding threonine--tRNA ligase: MPIITLPDGSTKVFEKSVTILEIAQSIGAGLAKATIAGKVNDVLLDATIPINKDSNVVIITSKDKEGIEIIRHSFAHLIGHAVKQIYPNIKMAIGPVIEDGFYYDIFSEYRFTPEDLIKIENRINKLIKTNYDVEILQVSKAEAIKTFKERDETFKLRIIEEIPEEGLINLYKHEEYIDMCRGPHVPNTRHLRHFKLLKLSGSYWRGNSENESLQRIYGTAWAKEKELKDYLTRIEEAEKRDHRKLGKKHSLFHIQEESPGMIFWHPNGWIIYQVLEKFIREILKKNDYLEIKTPQAVDKSLWEKSGHWEKFRDDMFTTASENRTYAIKPMNCPCHIQVFNQGLKSYKDLPIRLAEFGSCHRNEPSGALHGLMRVRNFTQDDAHIFCTEEQIQEEVSIFIDLVFEVYKTFGFDEIIIKLSTRPEKRVGSEEIWDKSEEALTKALDNKNLKWELQPGEGAFYGPKIEFSLKDCLNRVWQCGTIQVDFSMPIRLNATYVDIDNEKRNPVMLHRAILGSFERFIGILIEQYEAKFPIWLAPFQIILLSITDRNIEKCLEFNKLINNTGYRSKVDIRNEKIGYKIREATLGRVPLIAVIGDKEEEIDSVALRALNGKNLGIFNLPNLFKLMDEQIEKKGRIE; this comes from the coding sequence ATGCCAATAATCACCTTGCCTGATGGTTCAACAAAGGTTTTCGAAAAATCTGTAACTATTCTAGAAATTGCCCAGAGTATCGGCGCTGGATTAGCAAAGGCAACAATTGCTGGGAAAGTAAATGATGTTCTTCTTGATGCGACAATTCCTATAAATAAAGATTCCAACGTTGTAATTATTACATCAAAAGATAAAGAAGGAATTGAAATAATAAGACATTCCTTTGCTCACCTTATTGGTCATGCAGTTAAACAAATTTACCCTAATATTAAAATGGCGATTGGGCCTGTAATTGAAGATGGTTTTTATTACGATATTTTTTCTGAATACAGATTTACTCCTGAAGATTTAATAAAAATCGAAAATAGAATTAATAAATTAATAAAAACAAACTATGACGTTGAAATTTTACAAGTTTCTAAAGCAGAGGCAATTAAAACTTTTAAAGAAAGAGATGAAACTTTCAAATTACGAATAATTGAAGAAATTCCTGAAGAAGGTCTCATCAATTTATACAAGCACGAAGAATATATCGACATGTGTAGAGGGCCTCACGTTCCAAACACTAGACATCTGAGACACTTTAAGTTACTAAAATTATCAGGCTCATACTGGAGAGGTAATAGTGAGAATGAATCATTACAGAGAATTTATGGAACTGCATGGGCTAAAGAGAAAGAACTCAAAGATTATTTAACAAGAATTGAAGAGGCGGAAAAAAGAGATCATAGAAAACTTGGGAAAAAACATTCACTATTTCATATCCAGGAAGAATCCCCAGGAATGATTTTTTGGCATCCTAATGGATGGATAATCTACCAAGTACTGGAAAAATTTATAAGAGAAATACTTAAAAAAAATGATTATTTAGAAATTAAAACTCCACAAGCTGTTGATAAATCTCTCTGGGAAAAATCTGGTCATTGGGAAAAATTTAGAGACGATATGTTCACTACTGCATCAGAAAATCGAACTTATGCTATAAAACCAATGAATTGTCCATGCCATATTCAAGTATTTAATCAAGGTTTAAAAAGTTATAAGGATTTACCTATACGACTTGCTGAATTTGGCTCTTGTCACAGAAATGAGCCCTCTGGTGCACTGCACGGCTTAATGAGAGTAAGAAACTTTACTCAAGATGATGCGCACATTTTTTGCACAGAAGAGCAAATTCAAGAAGAGGTATCTATTTTTATAGATCTTGTTTTCGAGGTTTATAAAACTTTTGGTTTTGATGAAATCATTATCAAATTATCAACTCGTCCTGAAAAAAGGGTAGGCAGTGAAGAGATTTGGGATAAATCAGAAGAGGCTCTTACCAAAGCTCTAGATAATAAGAATCTAAAATGGGAACTCCAACCAGGGGAGGGGGCTTTTTACGGTCCAAAAATAGAATTCTCGTTAAAAGATTGTCTTAATAGAGTTTGGCAATGCGGAACTATTCAGGTTGATTTCTCAATGCCTATTAGATTGAATGCAACTTATGTGGATATTGATAATGAAAAAAGAAATCCAGTTATGCTTCATAGAGCAATTTTAGGATCCTTTGAAAGGTTTATAGGAATTTTAATTGAACAATATGAGGCAAAATTCCCAATTTGGCTTGCGCCTTTTCAAATAATCTTATTGAGCATTACTGATAGAAATATTGAAAAGTGTTTAGAGTTTAATAAATTAATAAATAATACTGGTTACCGATCAAAAGTTGATATTAGGAATGAAAAAATAGGATATAAAATACGAGAGGCAACTCTCGGCAGAGTTCCTTTAATTGCAGTTATTGGAGATAAAGAAGAGGAAATTGATTCAGTCGCCTTAAGAGCTTTGAATGGAAAAAATTTAGGAATTTTCAACTTACCTAATCTTTTCAAATTAATGGATGAACAAATTGAAAAAAAAGGGAGAATAGAATAA
- a CDS encoding NAD(P)H-quinone oxidoreductase subunit 4, producing the protein MNLESFPWLSSIVLLPLIGALIMPFLSSKEGEDNTLPRNISLSFLFIDFLLIIGVLFQKFNTLDSSLQLVERVSWLPSIGLEWSLGVDGLSAPLVALSGLITFLSAAASWKIKKKSNLYFALLLVQASAQALVFLSQDFLLFFLAWELELVPVYLLIAIWGGKKKLYAATKFILYTALASLLILISGLALALSGDTFTLNITDLTNKHVTGSLALLSYLGFLIGFGVKLPIFPLHTWLPDAHGEANAPVSMLLAGILLKMGGYALLRFNVQILPEVHLQIAPALIILGIINIIYGALNAFAQDNVKRRIACSSVSHMGFVLLGIGAVDALGISGAMLQMISHGLIAAAMFFVTGSFYERTNTLSIPNMGGLAKVLPITFAFFLASSLASLALPGMSGFISEITVFLGITSQEGFSSIFRSITILIAAIGLVLTPIYLLSMCRRVFFGPRIPALATVKEMNGRELTIGFSLLLPTLVIGFWPKIAINLYESSTNALSQQLTLAKLVGLIPTLVN; encoded by the coding sequence ATGAATTTAGAATCTTTTCCTTGGCTATCATCTATTGTTTTACTGCCTTTAATTGGGGCATTAATTATGCCTTTCTTGAGTTCAAAAGAAGGAGAAGATAATACACTCCCTAGAAATATCTCATTAAGTTTTTTATTTATAGATTTTTTACTAATAATCGGCGTCCTTTTTCAAAAATTCAATACTTTAGATAGCTCTTTACAACTGGTAGAAAGAGTTTCTTGGTTACCATCAATAGGCTTAGAGTGGTCTCTTGGCGTAGATGGACTATCTGCTCCCTTAGTAGCTTTAAGTGGGTTAATTACTTTTTTATCAGCTGCGGCTAGTTGGAAAATCAAGAAAAAATCCAATTTATATTTTGCGCTTTTATTAGTCCAAGCATCAGCACAGGCACTAGTTTTCCTTTCTCAAGATTTCCTATTATTTTTCTTGGCATGGGAACTTGAATTAGTTCCGGTATATCTTCTTATTGCGATTTGGGGAGGAAAAAAGAAATTATATGCGGCCACTAAATTCATTCTTTATACTGCTTTAGCTTCTTTATTAATACTCATAAGTGGGTTAGCACTTGCCTTGAGTGGCGATACCTTTACTCTAAATATTACTGATTTAACCAATAAACATGTAACGGGCAGCCTAGCTTTATTATCATATTTAGGATTTTTAATTGGTTTTGGAGTAAAACTTCCTATCTTTCCATTACATACTTGGTTACCCGATGCACATGGAGAGGCGAATGCTCCAGTATCAATGTTACTCGCTGGCATACTCTTAAAAATGGGAGGTTATGCCCTCTTACGATTCAATGTTCAAATACTACCTGAAGTACATCTTCAAATTGCACCTGCGCTAATTATTCTTGGCATCATTAACATAATTTATGGAGCTCTTAATGCATTTGCTCAAGATAATGTTAAAAGGAGAATTGCATGTAGCTCTGTGAGTCATATGGGTTTTGTTCTATTAGGGATTGGAGCAGTTGATGCTCTAGGGATTAGCGGAGCAATGCTACAAATGATCAGTCACGGACTTATTGCTGCAGCTATGTTCTTTGTTACCGGCTCATTCTATGAAAGAACAAATACTCTTTCTATACCAAATATGGGCGGCTTAGCAAAGGTCTTGCCAATAACTTTTGCTTTTTTCTTGGCAAGCTCATTAGCCTCTCTAGCACTTCCCGGAATGAGCGGTTTTATAAGTGAAATAACTGTGTTTTTAGGTATCACTAGTCAAGAAGGTTTTAGCTCTATCTTTAGATCAATCACGATTCTAATTGCAGCTATAGGATTAGTTCTAACACCAATATATCTATTATCAATGTGTAGGAGAGTATTCTTTGGCCCTAGAATTCCAGCACTAGCTACAGTTAAAGAGATGAATGGTAGAGAATTGACTATTGGTTTCAGTTTATTGTTGCCTACATTAGTAATAGGTTTTTGGCCCAAAATCGCCATAAATTTATATGAATCTTCAACCAATGCTCTCAGTCAGCAGCTTACTTTAGCTAAATTAGTTGGATTAATCCCAACTTTAGTTAATTAA
- a CDS encoding metal ABC transporter ATP-binding protein: METINYQNFRIEAENICVDYNGKVALYDANLRLKPGQICGLVGMNGAGKTTFFNALTGFVNISKGKIRINGESVRSAQKDQTIAYVPQNEGIDSQFPISVWDVVMMGRYGSMNIFRCPRESDVQAVKDAIERVDLTDHLSTPIGNLSGGQRKRTFLARAIAQRASILLLDEPFSGVDIRTEKLISELFIQFKNEGKTILLSTHDMIHVREFCDLVLLINKTVVAYGETSEVFTPENITTTFGGISPDFLFGPES, encoded by the coding sequence ATGGAAACAATCAATTATCAAAACTTTAGGATTGAGGCAGAGAATATTTGCGTAGATTACAACGGTAAGGTGGCTTTGTATGATGCCAATTTAAGATTGAAACCTGGCCAGATTTGTGGGTTAGTAGGGATGAACGGGGCTGGTAAAACAACTTTTTTTAATGCTTTAACTGGCTTTGTAAATATTTCAAAGGGAAAAATTAGAATAAATGGAGAGTCAGTAAGATCTGCTCAAAAAGATCAGACAATTGCTTATGTACCTCAAAATGAGGGAATAGATAGTCAATTTCCAATAAGTGTTTGGGATGTAGTGATGATGGGAAGATATGGTTCGATGAATATTTTTAGGTGTCCTAGAGAGTCTGATGTTCAGGCAGTTAAGGATGCTATTGAGAGAGTTGATCTTACTGATCATTTATCTACACCTATTGGAAACTTATCTGGAGGTCAGAGAAAACGAACTTTTTTAGCTAGAGCAATTGCTCAAAGAGCATCAATATTACTTCTTGATGAGCCTTTTTCAGGTGTTGATATAAGAACTGAGAAACTTATCTCGGAATTATTTATTCAATTTAAAAATGAGGGGAAAACCATATTATTATCAACGCACGATATGATTCATGTCCGTGAATTTTGTGATTTGGTTCTTCTAATAAATAAAACTGTTGTAGCTTATGGGGAAACCTCTGAAGTGTTTACCCCTGAAAATATTACAACCACTTTTGGAGGGATCTCACCTGATTTCTTGTTTGGACCTGAATCCTAA
- a CDS encoding YcjF family protein, producing MFDISNDNLFKDFIKFPKRNLLIILLLLGFGEWFVSDLIHFAGGSIGFFALCLGGYFYLKNDKPKFNEPNNLDGWINLCNEDLNFFEELEATNELENQNSKRKKILESILNRCEKEKISCIGQKDYQSFQSVLKSNFKSDKFDFDLYEKLPKYNSSQVIPEEALKSDAILYFINLPLSANDFLWLEKFPKNMPIWLVALTSNQIEVKNQIEDLKSQISSDFINKIITFDVNKNEITNIPFSLRKFFISSSKNIENTKKRLLKELHVAWQSEIEGIRRMQLKGIQRKNQILVATTVFLSPIPSIDVMAMTVLNSLMIKEIKSIWGCNWSPEILDKVSKEILKTAIAQGVIEWSGQTLIGITKLHGPNWIVSGTFQAVSAAYLTRVVSSSLADFMAITKGVEEPDLDFIKKNSEKIVEKAFEKEKINWKVFISDLRKPLMKLSFSS from the coding sequence GTGTTTGATATTAGTAATGACAACCTTTTTAAGGATTTCATAAAGTTTCCAAAAAGAAATCTTCTTATTATTTTATTATTGTTAGGTTTTGGGGAATGGTTTGTCAGTGACTTAATTCATTTTGCAGGAGGCTCAATAGGATTTTTTGCGTTGTGTTTGGGGGGATATTTTTACTTGAAGAATGACAAGCCTAAATTTAATGAGCCAAATAACTTAGATGGTTGGATAAATTTATGTAATGAAGATTTAAATTTTTTTGAAGAACTTGAAGCAACAAATGAATTAGAAAATCAGAATTCAAAAAGAAAAAAAATACTTGAATCGATTCTTAATAGATGTGAAAAAGAAAAAATAAGTTGCATTGGACAAAAAGATTATCAAAGTTTTCAATCTGTTTTGAAAAGTAATTTTAAATCAGATAAGTTTGACTTTGATTTATACGAAAAACTGCCTAAATACAATTCTTCTCAAGTTATTCCAGAAGAAGCTTTGAAGAGTGATGCAATCTTGTATTTTATAAACTTGCCTTTGTCGGCAAATGATTTTTTGTGGCTGGAAAAGTTTCCCAAAAATATGCCAATCTGGTTGGTGGCTTTAACTTCCAACCAAATAGAAGTCAAAAATCAGATAGAAGACCTAAAATCTCAAATTTCAAGTGACTTTATTAACAAAATTATTACTTTTGATGTGAATAAAAATGAAATAACAAACATACCTTTTTCCTTAAGGAAGTTTTTCATAAGTTCATCTAAAAATATTGAAAATACAAAAAAAAGGCTCTTGAAAGAACTTCATGTTGCCTGGCAATCTGAAATTGAAGGAATAAGAAGAATGCAGTTAAAAGGTATACAAAGAAAAAATCAAATTCTTGTTGCAACAACTGTTTTCTTATCTCCTATCCCATCAATTGATGTAATGGCAATGACAGTACTAAATTCTTTAATGATTAAAGAAATTAAGTCTATATGGGGATGTAATTGGTCTCCTGAAATTTTAGATAAAGTATCCAAGGAGATTTTAAAGACTGCAATTGCTCAGGGAGTTATTGAATGGAGTGGACAGACTCTAATTGGCATAACAAAATTACATGGCCCAAATTGGATTGTCTCTGGAACATTTCAGGCTGTCAGTGCTGCTTATTTAACAAGAGTAGTATCAAGTTCTTTGGCTGATTTTATGGCAATAACAAAAGGAGTAGAAGAACCTGATTTGGATTTCATAAAGAAAAATTCTGAGAAAATTGTTGAAAAAGCTTTTGAAAAAGAAAAAATAAATTGGAAAGTATTTATTTCTGATCTTAGAAAACCACTTATGAAACTATCTTTTAGTTCATAA
- the thrB gene encoding homoserine kinase, protein MSIPEVGKKIRVTVPSTTANLGPGFDCLGAALDLYNEFIFTRIEGGGDRFDLIMESTDGNHLRGGPENLVFRAAQKVWESANMDPFALEARVRLAVPPARGLGSSATAIVAGLIGANAIMNSPLSKEKLLELAIDIEGHPDNVVPSLLGGLCLTARSSSQRWRIIRCDWHDSIKAVVAIPAIRLSTSEARKVMPKNVPISHAVTNMGALTLLLNGLKAGNEELIKEGMFDKLHEPYRWKLIKGGLEVKDAALNAGALGCAISGAGPSILALCKKENGKNVSQAMVKAWENLGVASRAPFLNVQTTGSQFSTISGK, encoded by the coding sequence ATGTCTATTCCTGAAGTAGGTAAAAAAATTAGGGTAACAGTGCCTTCCACAACTGCCAATTTAGGGCCTGGATTTGATTGTCTTGGAGCAGCATTAGATTTGTATAATGAATTTATTTTTACAAGAATTGAAGGTGGTGGAGATAGATTTGATTTGATAATGGAAAGTACCGATGGCAATCACTTAAGAGGAGGACCTGAAAACTTAGTTTTTAGAGCAGCTCAGAAAGTATGGGAGAGCGCAAATATGGATCCTTTTGCACTTGAAGCAAGAGTTAGGTTGGCGGTGCCTCCTGCACGCGGGCTGGGAAGTAGTGCTACAGCAATTGTTGCCGGCTTAATCGGAGCAAATGCAATAATGAACTCTCCTTTGTCCAAAGAAAAACTCCTTGAACTTGCCATTGATATAGAGGGTCATCCTGATAATGTAGTTCCCTCTCTTCTGGGTGGGCTTTGTTTGACAGCCAGATCTTCTTCTCAAAGATGGAGAATCATTAGATGTGATTGGCACGATTCAATTAAAGCTGTTGTAGCAATACCTGCAATTCGTCTAAGCACAAGTGAAGCAAGAAAGGTTATGCCCAAGAATGTACCTATATCTCATGCAGTGACAAATATGGGGGCACTTACTTTGTTACTAAACGGCTTAAAAGCAGGAAATGAGGAACTTATAAAAGAGGGAATGTTTGATAAGCTGCATGAACCGTACAGATGGAAGCTTATTAAGGGTGGATTAGAAGTTAAAGATGCAGCACTAAATGCAGGTGCTCTAGGATGCGCAATTAGTGGGGCTGGACCAAGTATCTTAGCTTTGTGTAAAAAAGAAAATGGTAAAAACGTCAGTCAAGCCATGGTGAAAGCATGGGAGAATTTAGGTGTAGCTAGCAGAGCGCCGTTCTTAAACGTTCAAACAACCGGCAGCCAATTTAGCACTATCTCGGGTAAGTAG
- a CDS encoding metal ABC transporter permease codes for MELCSFLTLDSFITDPLTHDFMRKALLMSSLVAAVCGFLSSYLTLKGWALMGDAVSHSVMPGVVVAYALGLPFSLGAFIFGVGSVALIGFIKQKSRVKEDTVIGLVFTGFFALGIVLVSKIKSNIDLHSILFGSPLGISLSDVKQTIFISLLVVILLSIFRKDLMLYCFDPRHAKTVGINVFFLHYLLLTCLSLAAVVGLQSVGIILVVAMLITPGATAYLLTDKFDNMTVISVLSAIISSLIGIYVSFWFDLETGGSIVLAQTFIFLFAFLFAPRYGIFKLKKLFAGYK; via the coding sequence ATGGAGCTCTGTTCTTTTTTAACTTTAGATTCATTCATCACAGATCCTTTAACTCATGACTTTATGAGAAAAGCACTTCTTATGAGTTCATTAGTTGCAGCTGTTTGTGGTTTTCTATCAAGTTATTTGACTCTTAAAGGATGGGCTTTAATGGGAGATGCCGTGTCACATTCGGTAATGCCTGGTGTTGTGGTTGCTTATGCATTAGGTCTCCCTTTCTCATTAGGGGCATTTATTTTCGGAGTAGGTTCTGTAGCATTGATAGGGTTTATTAAGCAGAAATCAAGAGTTAAGGAAGATACTGTTATTGGGTTGGTATTTACTGGATTTTTCGCTCTTGGAATCGTATTGGTTTCTAAGATTAAAAGTAATATTGATCTGCACTCTATTCTTTTTGGTAGTCCATTAGGCATATCACTTTCAGATGTAAAACAAACTATATTCATTTCTTTATTGGTAGTAATCCTTTTATCCATTTTTAGAAAAGATTTAATGCTTTATTGTTTTGATCCTAGACATGCAAAAACAGTTGGGATTAATGTATTTTTTCTTCATTATTTACTCCTCACATGCTTATCTTTGGCAGCTGTTGTGGGGTTGCAGTCTGTTGGAATTATTTTGGTAGTTGCAATGTTGATTACACCAGGAGCTACAGCATATTTACTTACGGATAAGTTTGATAATATGACAGTAATTTCAGTATTAAGCGCAATTATCTCAAGCCTAATAGGAATTTATGTTAGTTTTTGGTTTGATCTTGAAACAGGTGGATCAATTGTCTTGGCACAAACTTTTATATTTTTATTTGCTTTTTTATTCGCTCCAAGATACGGAATATTTAAGTTAAAGAAATTATTTGCTGGGTATAAATGA
- the trpS gene encoding tryptophan--tRNA ligase: MANKKRILSGVQPTGDLHIGNWLGAINNWVTLQEQYETFLCVVDLHAITASYNPKELSKNTISTAALYVACGIDPNICSIFVQSQISAHSELCWILNCMTPINWMERMIQFKEKSIQQGNNVSIGLFDYPILMAADILLYDADFVPVGEDQKQHLELARDIAQQRINARFSKDKNILKIPQPIIMKNGSKIMSLSDGSKKMSKSDPNEGSRINLLDPPEIITKKIKRAKSDSSIGIEFNNPERPESKNLLMIYSILSGKEISQCENEFSETGWGTFKKLITEQLIESLEPIQKKYKLLINDPYQLNKILDEGKEKAEDLANQTLKRVKSKLGFFEMEK, from the coding sequence ATGGCAAATAAAAAAAGAATTCTTTCGGGAGTTCAACCAACTGGTGATTTACATATTGGGAATTGGCTTGGGGCCATAAATAATTGGGTTACGCTGCAAGAGCAATATGAAACATTCCTATGTGTAGTTGATTTGCACGCAATAACAGCCTCTTATAATCCCAAAGAATTATCAAAAAACACTATCTCTACTGCGGCTTTGTACGTCGCATGTGGGATAGATCCCAATATATGCTCAATTTTTGTCCAGAGTCAGATTTCAGCACATTCAGAACTTTGTTGGATATTAAATTGCATGACCCCAATAAATTGGATGGAAAGAATGATTCAATTCAAAGAGAAATCCATACAACAGGGGAATAATGTATCTATTGGATTATTTGACTATCCAATACTTATGGCTGCAGACATCCTTCTTTATGACGCAGACTTCGTACCAGTAGGTGAGGATCAAAAACAACATCTTGAACTTGCAAGAGATATTGCGCAACAGAGAATTAATGCCAGATTTAGTAAAGATAAAAATATTTTAAAAATCCCTCAACCAATCATCATGAAGAATGGTTCAAAAATAATGAGTTTAAGTGATGGCTCAAAAAAGATGAGCAAAAGTGATCCTAATGAGGGTAGTCGCATCAACTTATTAGATCCTCCTGAAATAATCACAAAAAAAATAAAAAGAGCAAAAAGTGACAGTTCTATTGGAATTGAATTTAACAACCCTGAGAGGCCAGAATCTAAAAATCTTTTGATGATTTATTCAATATTATCTGGCAAAGAAATTTCTCAATGTGAAAATGAATTCTCAGAGACTGGATGGGGGACATTTAAAAAATTAATTACTGAACAACTTATTGAATCACTAGAACCTATTCAGAAAAAATATAAATTATTAATTAATGATCCATATCAACTAAACAAAATCCTTGATGAAGGGAAAGAAAAAGCTGAAGATTTAGCAAATCAGACTTTAAAAAGAGTTAAATCAAAACTAGGATTCTTTGAAATGGAGAAATAA
- a CDS encoding glucokinase: protein MNFLACDLGGTKVLLGIFEKEKNNNSPKLIFKKKYISSDWSSFELILEDFLKKECKNIIHPSSACFAVAGPLSNNNAKIINLSWNISGNALQRKFNFKSCELINDFAVQIYGIPFLKKNQYSTIQNGSHAEGVNNDLHAIVGAGTGLGIARGLISGKKVKVLASEGGHVEYSPKSRLEWELKIWLKNYLKVERISCERIVSGTGLSRIAEWRLTKPDAQDHPLQQYLKKIKIFDAARKELPEKICNLSKEGDQLMIEVERIWLGAYASLLGDVALQELCFGGLWISGGTASKHFKNFKSDLFLKQFFDKGRLTDILKTIPMKVILDEEFGLFSAACRAKMLLKT, encoded by the coding sequence ATGAATTTTCTCGCTTGTGATTTAGGAGGTACAAAGGTTCTATTAGGAATTTTCGAAAAAGAAAAAAATAATAATTCGCCCAAGTTGATATTCAAAAAGAAATATATATCGTCTGATTGGAGTTCTTTTGAACTAATCCTAGAGGATTTTCTTAAAAAAGAATGCAAAAATATTATTCATCCTTCTTCTGCATGTTTCGCAGTAGCTGGTCCTTTATCTAACAACAACGCAAAAATCATTAACTTGTCATGGAATATTTCTGGAAATGCTTTACAGAGGAAATTTAATTTTAAAAGCTGCGAGCTAATAAATGATTTCGCTGTACAGATTTATGGAATACCTTTTTTGAAAAAAAATCAATACTCTACTATCCAAAATGGATCCCATGCTGAAGGAGTTAATAATGATTTGCATGCCATTGTTGGAGCTGGAACTGGCTTGGGCATTGCAAGAGGATTAATATCAGGGAAAAAGGTAAAAGTTTTAGCTAGTGAAGGTGGTCATGTTGAGTACTCCCCAAAGTCAAGATTAGAATGGGAATTAAAGATTTGGCTTAAGAATTACCTAAAAGTTGAAAGGATATCTTGTGAAAGAATTGTTAGTGGCACTGGTTTATCAAGAATTGCCGAATGGAGACTAACCAAACCTGATGCCCAAGATCATCCTCTACAACAATATTTAAAAAAAATTAAAATTTTTGATGCTGCGAGAAAAGAACTACCTGAAAAAATTTGTAACCTTTCTAAAGAAGGGGATCAGCTAATGATTGAAGTTGAGAGGATTTGGTTAGGCGCTTATGCCTCTTTATTGGGAGATGTTGCTCTTCAAGAATTGTGCTTTGGCGGGTTATGGATTTCTGGAGGAACAGCATCAAAACATTTCAAAAATTTTAAATCAGATTTATTTTTAAAACAATTTTTCGACAAGGGAAGATTAACAGATATTCTTAAAACAATACCTATGAAAGTAATTTTAGATGAAGAGTTTGGACTTTTTAGTGCAGCCTGCAGAGCAAAAATGCTTTTAAAAACTTAA